The Edaphobacter flagellatus sequence TTCCAACGGCTCTCCAACTTACCGGAGATGAACAGCAACAGATGGGTCTTCACTGTGGCTCAGTCTTCGCAACGGTTTCCAGGCCTCTCCGTTCCTGCGCTGGGCCGATTGCGGCAACGCGCATCCGCATTCCGCCACCCGGAACGGAGAACGACGACAGGAATCCGCCGCGAATCGCCGTGCGCAATACTGTAGATCTATCGATAGGAGAAGACAATTTGATTCATCACGAAAACCAGAGCCTCGGCATCCGCGTTGCGGTTGTGAACCTGAACAACACGAAGGCGCTCTATAACTTCCTCTCGACCTTCTCGGGCACGCACTTTCTGACTACACGGGCGGTCACCGTCGGGCTTCGCTATGGATTCTGAATGGTCATCTGGGAGTGTGAACGCCATCCGTAACGATTTGCCTCGGATGCGGGAATCGAACTGTGCTGGAGAAGCGAGTGGTACCACTGCGCGAACTGCATATTCACCCGGAGGGATGGGATCACCGGACAATTGTCCGAGGTGAGGGCAATCATCATGGCGTTGCAGAAAACGGGAGAAAGTCCATTCAGAGCACACCTACGATACAGCAGCGCATCTTAATCACGGGTTCTACCAGATGAATACTTCATCCGCGCGCGAAACGATAGCTTGCCTCGGCTCCAGCAGCACTGCCGGTAGAGGGCAGGCATTCGACTGGATTGGCGAGCTCTCCCGACGTCCCCGTAACGCGCGGTTCAAATTCCTCAATTTCGGCGTTGGTGGGGACCTAGCATATGACGTCCTTAAGCGCGTAGATACCGTCCTGGTCTGTCAACCCGACAGTGTGATTGTTTGGGTGGGTGGTAATGATGCGCTTGCAATGGTCTCCTCTAAGGCGCGACGTCTTTTCGGGGTCATGAAGTTCGCATCCAGAGCCGCTTCGGGGACGCGGTTTGACGACTGCTTTGGGACTCTTGTTCGACGTCTGAAATCCAGCGGTGCCCGCGTCGCCGCCTGTTCGCTCGCTCCGATCGGGGAGTCAACAATGTCCGATCAGCCGTTTCAGGCTGCGCTCAACTCCGCAATCCACGACTTAAGTGCCAGTATCAAGCGCATCGCCTGTGACGAAGCCGTCGATTACGTCCCGATTTTCGAGACGTTTCAGGTTGCCATCAACGCCGATCCAGGCCGGGCGCTTACGAGTCTCCGGTTCCTGCCGATGTACCGCGATGCCTTTCGCACGATAGTGCTGCGGATGTCCCCCGACGACGTGGGGCGTCTGAACGGCTGGAAATTCCATAGCGATGGCATCCATCTGAACAGCCGAGGCGGGTTGATGGCTGCGGACCTCATCCAATCCCAGTTGGACAATCATGGACCCCCGCGCTCCAACAATGCGCTCACCGAACCAGACTAGTACCAATATGCAGGACGACCTGAGACATTTCGAAACCCCTTACGCCGTTCGCCCACCTCATTCTAGATATTCGTCTTTTAGATATGATGTTGTAGCCGATGCGTGGGGAATATGTGAATCCTAAAGGGATTTCCTCGCCTTCTAAGGCGGGTCTTTTCCATTGGATTCGCGCGAAACTTCTTATCTGACCAAAAGCACGTTTATGAGGCTAATCCAGGCTCAATGAGTGCATCGGCCAATTGGCGTCCACTGAAGGTCACGTCTAGACAGATCGGCAGATACCAGCCTACTTTTCGTTGAAAATCAAACTACATCTTCTCCGATGAACAGTGTCCCGCGGCTTCCTGACAACTTCTTCTGGATTTATCGTCGAAGAAACTCAAACCTCCTGTTGCTTTCCAAAAGAAAGCATGTCATGATTCCTGTTGGAAACCTAAAGGTTTATTCACCATGAAGGAAAAGCTGGATGTTTTGCAAGGCACGCTTGCACTGATGGTCCTCAAGACACTGGATGTTCTGGGATCGCAGCACGGCTGGGGAATCGCGCGACGCATTGAGCAGATCAGCGGAGACCTTCTGGCTGTCAACCAGGGTACGCTTTATCCCTTGCTGCTCAAGCTCGAGCATGAAGGCTCGATTGCCTCCGAGTGGGGCATATCGGAGAACAACCGCCGTGCCCGCTTCTATCGGCTTACTGCGGCTGGTCGTAAGCAGCTGCAGACGGAGACCAGTGAATGGGAGCGAACCGCTCAAATCATAGAGCGCTTTTTCAAAGTCAAAGCGGAGGATTTACCGTGAAATTCCTGCGACGCTCGCTAATACGCCTCAAGAATCTTGTAACAGGGCAGAGTGCCGACCAACGCCTGCGGGAAGAGATTGCCGAACATCTTGCGTTCCAGACAGAAGAGAACATACGCGCCGGCATGTCGCCTACCGAGGCGCGGCGGCAGGCCGTGCTCAAGCTGGGCGCGACCCAGGCAATCCGCGAAGACCACCATGCAGAGCACAGTATTCCGTTTATTGAGAATCTGCTCTTGGACCTGAAGTACGCGGTACGCATGCTTCTGAGATCTCCTGGATTCTCTTTCATTGCAATCGCCACAATCGCATTGGGCATTGGAGCCACGACTGCAATCTATAGCGTGATTGACGCCACGCTGCTGCATCCATTGCCGTATCCAAATCCTGCCGAACTGGTGCGCATCCAGGACGATCTTCCCGGCGTAGGCGCGCAGGATGTCGGCATCTCCGTTCCTGAGTGGAGAGACCTCGAGAGCTCAGGGATATTCCAGTCCGTGTCGGTTTCCGGAACCGGCGCAGACGTGAACCTCACCGGCAGTGCGCAGCCCAAGCGTCTCAGCTACAAGCATGTTTCGCCGAATTACTTCGCGGTCCCCGGTGTAGATGCGCAGTTGGGCCGCACCTTCGATCCGCACGATGCGACTCCCGGCTTCAACCTGGAGGCCGTGATCAGCGATGGGCTCTGGAGGAGAGACTTCGGAGCCGATCCGCACCTTATTGGCAAAGCTCTGCGCCTGGACAACGACGTTTATCACGTCATAGGCATTATGCCGCCCGGTTTTCGCGATCTGGGTTCAACCAGCGAGGAGCGGAATACGGAGGTGTGGCTGGCGGCTGGCATGGCCGGTCTGCCATTTCCGCCTCCGTTGCGCGGTACACGTCTGCACGGTCGAACGGTCGCCCGCCTGAGGCCCGGTCTCTCAATTGCAGCCGCACAGGAGCGCCTCGATGCGCTGGTTGTATCGCTGAAGAAGCAATATCCGGCGGAGTATCCCGCTCAGACCTCATGGACCGTGCGCCTGACTCCGCTCAGCGAAAGCGTGGTCGGCAGCGTTCGCCAATCTCTCATTCTGCTGTTCGGCGCGGTAGCATTGGTACTCCTCATCAGTTGCGTCAATGTCGCCAATCTCCTGCTTGCCCGCGCCAGTCTGCGAGGTCGCGAGATCGCGGTGCGCCAAGCTCTGGGAGCGCAAAGAATGCGGTTGATCCGCCAGTTCCTCGCCGAGAGTCTGCTGCTCTTCCTGCTTGGCGGGATTGCCGCTTTCGCGATTCTCTTCTCCACGAGGAAGTTCCTGCTGCAGTTGGTTCCGGAGAGTCTGCCGCATATGAACGACATCTCGATCAACTGGGGCGTGCTGGCGTTCGGTCTTGCCCTCTCTGTCATAGCCGGAACTGTCTTTGGTCTTGCTCCCGCATGGCTCATGAGCCGCTTCGATCTGATGGGTACGCTTCGGCAGGAGGGGCGCGGCTCCAGCGGCTCACGGGAAGGCTCGCGCGCCCGCCAGATACTGGTCGTCAGTGAACTGGCGCTCTCCCTGGTGCTCATGGTCGCCGCGGGCCTTCTGTTGCGCAGTTTTTGGGACTTGTTCACGTTGCCGCCCGGTTTCAATCCTGACCGCGTCATGGCTATTCAGACCTGGCTGCCGGGGCCTAATGATCCCACTGCGGATATGTACCGAACCGCCACGCAGGAATCGGTCCTGGTGCGCGAGATCCTTCGTCGCAACCGAACCCTGCCGGGCGTAGAAGAAGCGGCTGTCGGCGACGTGGACGCGCTTCCGCTGGGCCACAGCGTTCCCAACCCGCTGCCTTTGATCCGCGAAGGCATCGAGACGATGGACAATCAGGCTCCTGCGATCGACGGCCCCATCGTTTCGCCTGAATACTTCCACTTGTTGGGGATGTCGCTCGAGCGTGGACGCCTTTTCGGTGACCACGATCTTGAGGATACGCCTAACGTTGCGGTCATCAATGAGGCCGCGGCTCGTACCTACTGGCCAAACCAGGACCCGCTGGGCAAACGCGTCCGTTTGCGCTTGGATACTCGCGAGCCGTTGAGCCCTGCCAAGCCGACCTGGACCACGATCATCGGCGTGATTGCGGATGCCCGCATGGAATCGTTGGCCGACGCGGCAGTTCCGCAGATCTACCGCAGCGTGTACCAGCACCCCGCCAAGGATCTGGTCATCTTTCTTCATGGACAACTCGATCCCAGCGCCATCCTCGCGCAGGAGCGAAGCCAGGTCCAGTCCATCGATCCGGAACTTCCCGTCTTCCACGCAGAGACCCTGAAGGAGGTGCTCTCCGATTCGCTTTCCGTGAAGCGATTCTCGATGGAGATGGTGGCGTTGTTTGCAGGTACAGCCTTGCTGCTGGCCGGGCTTGGAATCTACGGGACTATTTCCTATGTCGTGAATGAACAAAGACGGGAGATCGCCATCCGCCTCGCGCTGGGAGCTCAAAGAGGCAATATCCTCAAGATGGTCCTGCGCCGGGGACTCGGTTTGGCCGCTGCTGGGGCCGGGCTGGGTGTGGCCGGTGCGATCATCGTCTCTCACCTTATGGCCGGACTGCTCTACGGCGTGTCGCCTTCCGATCTGCCCACCTTCGCTGGCGTCACCCTTGTACTTACCGCTGTCGCGTTCGCCGCCAGCTATATCCCGGCGCTGCGCGCCATGCGTTTCGATCCAATAACTACACTCCACTCCGAATGACTCCTTGGCGCCGAACTTGTCTTCGCAAGTTGTGGCCCTCCCGATAGCGTCCCTTCAGGATGCCCAAAAAACGCCTATGTAGCCAGGAAGAGTTCTGGATTCGCACGAAATCGTCAAGGCACTCATTGAGGCAGGAATTCGCAATGAGAAGTCGGTTTGTCGTCACTCATCTTATTGCCGACCAGAGCGGTGTTTTATCAGAACCTCTCGCACGAGATACATGAAAACGACAGACTGCCTGCCGACGGTCTGTCGAGGATGCGAAGTCTGCAACTCCTTAGGCTGTTTTGTTTCCTTGAATCGCTTTCGCCGCTTGTCGTATTACGTCAATGACAACCTCGGGCTTGGAGAGCATCGGCACATGACTGCTTTCCACCTCGATTACAGTCGCTCCCATGCGTTTCGAGACGCACCGTTGGAGATCGGGATGAACGGTATGATCTTGCAGGCACAAGATGTACCAGCTTGGCTTCGACTTCCACGGAGTGCTCTGGAGACGCTGCTGCGTAAAGAGGTCGGCAGTCAAGAATATTTTTAAGTTATCCCCCAATCCGAGAAGAATCCCAGCAGGAGCGGCGTCGCGGATTGATTTCGCTATGTCGGCAAAATGCTTCACTCTCGCAAACATGCTGTCCAGCCAGGTTGAGGCTCTGAATCCACGCAGCAATTTGGCGATTCCTCGAGTTGGGTCCGCACATGCACTGTTTGCGGCTCGCGGTCCTTGCGAACTAGCGTTC is a genomic window containing:
- a CDS encoding alpha/beta fold hydrolase; the encoded protein is MLRGFRASTWLDSMFARVKHFADIAKSIRDAAPAGILLGLGDNLKIFLTADLFTQQRLQSTPWKSKPSWYILCLQDHTVHPDLQRCVSKRMGATVIEVESSHVPMLSKPEVVIDVIRQAAKAIQGNKTA
- a CDS encoding PadR family transcriptional regulator — its product is MKEKLDVLQGTLALMVLKTLDVLGSQHGWGIARRIEQISGDLLAVNQGTLYPLLLKLEHEGSIASEWGISENNRRARFYRLTAAGRKQLQTETSEWERTAQIIERFFKVKAEDLP
- a CDS encoding ABC transporter permease — translated: MKFLRRSLIRLKNLVTGQSADQRLREEIAEHLAFQTEENIRAGMSPTEARRQAVLKLGATQAIREDHHAEHSIPFIENLLLDLKYAVRMLLRSPGFSFIAIATIALGIGATTAIYSVIDATLLHPLPYPNPAELVRIQDDLPGVGAQDVGISVPEWRDLESSGIFQSVSVSGTGADVNLTGSAQPKRLSYKHVSPNYFAVPGVDAQLGRTFDPHDATPGFNLEAVISDGLWRRDFGADPHLIGKALRLDNDVYHVIGIMPPGFRDLGSTSEERNTEVWLAAGMAGLPFPPPLRGTRLHGRTVARLRPGLSIAAAQERLDALVVSLKKQYPAEYPAQTSWTVRLTPLSESVVGSVRQSLILLFGAVALVLLISCVNVANLLLARASLRGREIAVRQALGAQRMRLIRQFLAESLLLFLLGGIAAFAILFSTRKFLLQLVPESLPHMNDISINWGVLAFGLALSVIAGTVFGLAPAWLMSRFDLMGTLRQEGRGSSGSREGSRARQILVVSELALSLVLMVAAGLLLRSFWDLFTLPPGFNPDRVMAIQTWLPGPNDPTADMYRTATQESVLVREILRRNRTLPGVEEAAVGDVDALPLGHSVPNPLPLIREGIETMDNQAPAIDGPIVSPEYFHLLGMSLERGRLFGDHDLEDTPNVAVINEAAARTYWPNQDPLGKRVRLRLDTREPLSPAKPTWTTIIGVIADARMESLADAAVPQIYRSVYQHPAKDLVIFLHGQLDPSAILAQERSQVQSIDPELPVFHAETLKEVLSDSLSVKRFSMEMVALFAGTALLLAGLGIYGTISYVVNEQRREIAIRLALGAQRGNILKMVLRRGLGLAAAGAGLGVAGAIIVSHLMAGLLYGVSPSDLPTFAGVTLVLTAVAFAASYIPALRAMRFDPITTLHSE
- a CDS encoding SGNH/GDSL hydrolase family protein, translating into MNTSSARETIACLGSSSTAGRGQAFDWIGELSRRPRNARFKFLNFGVGGDLAYDVLKRVDTVLVCQPDSVIVWVGGNDALAMVSSKARRLFGVMKFASRAASGTRFDDCFGTLVRRLKSSGARVAACSLAPIGESTMSDQPFQAALNSAIHDLSASIKRIACDEAVDYVPIFETFQVAINADPGRALTSLRFLPMYRDAFRTIVLRMSPDDVGRLNGWKFHSDGIHLNSRGGLMAADLIQSQLDNHGPPRSNNALTEPD